Proteins encoded together in one bacterium window:
- a CDS encoding 30S ribosomal protein S1, which translates to MIRDNQKMISSRWSAELIEDEFQLSDVQKTELTELYDDISNKFKVGKVIKGKVIAKESNGVLVNIDYKSDGLIPQYEFSDYELKGLQSGTEIDVLLDRLEDEGGCVVLSYQKAKALKAWDNITELATSDQPVRGVVTHKVKGGLSVDVGIPAFLPGSQIDIQRVTDFDQFVGQEVTCKILKVNKKRGNVIISRRKYIEEQRFEDKKKALETIQEDQILQGIVKNITSYGVFVDVGGIDGLLHITDMSWGRIAHPSEMVRIGDTITVKVISFDKMHEKISLGMKQLTPNPWEHVAQQYPLHSKIKGKISSITDYGLFIEVEKGVEGLVHISEISWTERINNLSRYFHVGQEIEALVVALDKDNRRMSLSIKQLNEDPWKTVADKFKVGDKIHGKITNITDFGLFVQLLDGVDGLVHISDISWTDHVSHPSERYQKSAMVDAVILSIDPDNRKVSLGIKQLENDPWTTVESQYKVGSTIQGTVSKITNFGAFIKLPTGIEGLVHISELSEGDVQKVEDIIKVGETKEFRIIKVSPEERKLGLSLKPEKVKSAPTEEEQREEAAVEKIQAKKAAAAAEQQAPRKEKQQQTQQPAQQQSVMKSSLQQALEKHMQKDDNSKE; encoded by the coding sequence ATGATCAGAGACAATCAGAAAATGATTTCTTCTCGCTGGAGTGCTGAGCTCATTGAAGATGAGTTTCAACTCAGTGACGTGCAAAAAACCGAACTTACTGAACTTTATGATGATATTTCAAATAAGTTCAAAGTTGGTAAAGTTATTAAAGGTAAAGTTATTGCAAAAGAAAGCAATGGCGTGCTTGTTAATATCGACTACAAGTCTGACGGACTGATTCCTCAGTACGAATTTTCAGACTACGAACTTAAAGGCCTTCAATCAGGTACAGAAATTGATGTACTTCTTGATCGTCTTGAAGATGAAGGCGGTTGCGTTGTATTGTCATACCAAAAAGCTAAAGCGCTTAAGGCTTGGGACAATATCACTGAATTGGCAACATCTGACCAACCAGTACGCGGCGTTGTTACCCATAAAGTTAAGGGTGGCTTGAGCGTTGACGTTGGGATCCCTGCGTTCTTGCCAGGATCACAAATCGACATTCAACGTGTTACTGATTTTGATCAATTTGTTGGTCAAGAAGTTACCTGCAAAATTCTTAAAGTTAACAAAAAGCGCGGTAACGTTATTATCTCACGTAGAAAATACATTGAAGAACAACGCTTCGAAGACAAGAAAAAAGCTCTTGAAACAATTCAAGAAGATCAAATCTTACAAGGTATTGTTAAAAATATCACCAGCTACGGCGTATTCGTTGACGTTGGCGGAATTGATGGCTTGCTCCACATTACCGACATGTCATGGGGCCGCATAGCACACCCAAGTGAAATGGTTAGAATCGGCGACACCATCACCGTTAAAGTTATTTCATTTGACAAGATGCATGAAAAAATCTCATTGGGCATGAAGCAATTAACGCCAAACCCATGGGAACATGTTGCTCAGCAATATCCATTGCACAGTAAAATCAAAGGCAAAATCTCAAGCATCACCGACTACGGTCTTTTCATTGAAGTTGAAAAAGGCGTTGAAGGTCTTGTTCATATTTCAGAAATTTCATGGACAGAACGTATCAACAATCTGTCACGTTATTTCCATGTTGGACAAGAAATTGAAGCATTGGTCGTTGCTCTTGATAAAGACAACCGCAGAATGTCTTTGAGCATTAAGCAACTTAACGAAGATCCATGGAAAACCGTTGCAGACAAATTCAAAGTCGGCGACAAGATTCATGGTAAAATTACCAACATCACCGATTTTGGTCTTTTCGTACAATTGCTTGATGGCGTTGATGGCCTTGTGCACATCTCAGACATCTCCTGGACTGATCATGTTTCACATCCAAGTGAACGTTATCAAAAAAGCGCAATGGTTGATGCAGTCATTTTGTCAATCGATCCAGACAACCGCAAGGTTTCTTTGGGCATCAAACAACTTGAAAATGATCCATGGACAACCGTAGAAAGCCAGTACAAAGTTGGCAGCACGATTCAAGGAACCGTGTCAAAAATTACCAACTTTGGCGCATTCATTAAGCTTCCTACCGGCATTGAAGGCCTTGTACATATTTCTGAACTTTCAGAAGGCGATGTTCAAAAGGTTGAAGACATTATCAAAGTTGGCGAAACCAAAGAATTTAGAATTATCAAGGTCAGCCCAGAAGAGCGTAAGCTTGGCTTAAGCTTGAAGCCTGAAAAGGTAAAGAGCGCGCCAACTGAAGAAGAGCAACGCGAAGAAGCAGCAGTTGAAAAAATCCAAGCGAAAAAAGCAGCTGCAGCAGCAGAGCAACAAGCTCCTCGTAAAGAAAAGCAACAACAAACACAACAGCCAGCTCAACAGCAATCTGTTATGAAGAGTTCGTTGCAACAAGCGCTTGAAAAGCATATGCAAAAAGACGATAATTCTAAAGAATAA
- the ndk gene encoding nucleoside-diphosphate kinase: MELTFAIIKPDAVKKHFSGKIIDRIEQEGFEIVGMKKINMSQDQAKSFYAVHKERPFFGELVKFMTSGPVIVIALAKENAVKAWRDLMGATNPAQAADNTLRKLYGGNVGENATHGSDAPETAKQELALFFPELS, translated from the coding sequence ATGGAACTTACTTTTGCAATTATTAAGCCTGATGCAGTAAAAAAGCACTTCAGCGGAAAAATCATCGACCGCATTGAACAAGAAGGTTTCGAAATTGTTGGCATGAAAAAAATCAACATGTCTCAAGATCAAGCTAAAAGCTTTTATGCTGTTCATAAAGAACGTCCTTTCTTCGGTGAATTAGTAAAATTCATGACATCTGGCCCTGTCATTGTCATAGCTCTTGCTAAAGAAAATGCCGTAAAAGCATGGCGCGATCTTATGGGCGCTACCAACCCTGCGCAAGCAGCAGACAACACCCTCCGTAAGCTTTACGGTGGCAACGTTGGCGAAAATGCTACACATGGATCTGATGCTCCAGAAACAGCAAAACAAGAACTCGCTCTCTTCTTTCCTGAATTAAGTTAA
- the nusB gene encoding transcription antitermination factor NusB, which yields MNEKDIKDQNIVEQENNEQEFFLGEEYPLKAASRRDERFVAFHLIYALDRLDYTIHLDALIQDFKDGFNLDVEPESFAYKLADGVIDQRAELDERVKPFLKNWKLERLGCCTRLILRMALWEFEQPDAIVSIVINEAVELAKAFAEKDSYKFINGILDEMCKNMVKKVNGDDESKTPLA from the coding sequence ATGAATGAAAAAGACATTAAAGATCAAAACATTGTTGAACAGGAAAACAATGAGCAAGAGTTTTTCCTGGGAGAAGAGTATCCACTAAAAGCGGCGTCCAGACGTGATGAACGTTTTGTGGCGTTTCATTTAATTTATGCGCTTGACCGCTTAGATTATACTATTCATCTGGATGCGTTGATTCAAGACTTCAAGGATGGCTTTAACTTAGACGTTGAGCCTGAGTCATTTGCCTATAAATTGGCGGATGGTGTTATTGATCAACGAGCTGAGCTTGATGAACGCGTTAAGCCTTTTTTGAAAAATTGGAAGCTTGAGCGTCTTGGTTGCTGTACGCGCCTTATTTTGCGCATGGCATTGTGGGAGTTTGAACAGCCTGATGCGATTGTTTCAATAGTTATCAACGAAGCAGTTGAATTGGCAAAAGCTTTTGCAGAAAAAGATTCGTATAAATTTATCAACGGTATCTTGGACGAAATGTGCAAAAATATGGTAAAGAAGGTAAATGGAGACGATGAATCAAAAACACCTTTGGCTTGA
- the efp gene encoding elongation factor P — protein MISTSDFKKGSTKILWNNEPWLIMDYQLVKPGKGGTYLRTKMRNLLTGRTLEETFRSAEKFPEPEIEQINMQYLYTSDDLYHFMNQESFEQVDLSEDQIGRAKDYLKEGEMYSVLTFKDRAVNVDPPMFMQLTITETMPGVKGDTAQGGSKPATLETGLVISVPLFLQEGDKIKIDTREDKYIERVN, from the coding sequence GTGATTTCAACATCAGATTTCAAAAAAGGTTCAACTAAAATTTTGTGGAACAATGAGCCTTGGCTTATTATGGATTATCAATTGGTTAAGCCAGGCAAAGGTGGCACGTATTTGCGGACCAAAATGCGCAATTTGCTGACTGGTCGCACGTTGGAAGAAACCTTCCGTTCTGCTGAAAAATTCCCAGAGCCAGAAATTGAGCAAATCAACATGCAGTATCTTTATACTTCAGATGATTTGTACCATTTTATGAATCAAGAAAGTTTTGAACAAGTTGATTTGAGCGAAGATCAAATTGGTCGCGCAAAAGATTACTTGAAAGAAGGCGAAATGTACAGCGTGTTAACGTTTAAAGATCGTGCGGTCAACGTTGATCCGCCAATGTTTATGCAATTGACCATAACAGAAACCATGCCTGGAGTTAAAGGTGATACCGCACAAGGTGGTAGTAAGCCTGCAACGCTTGAAACCGGTTTGGTTATTAGCGTGCCTTTGTTTTTGCAAGAAGGCGATAAAATTAAAATTGACACACGTGAAGATAAATATATTGAGCGTGTAAACTAG
- a CDS encoding aminoacyl-tRNA hydrolase, which produces MVSKAGHVETLFDGSTIRAVIGLGNPGAKYSKTRHNIGFRIVEALAEQANAVWQITDKMEVAQASVTAKGGVASMYFIKPLTFMNESGKVMAFLAKKGIQPSQIVVVHDELEKPFENISIRFGGSAKGHNGLRSIMGIVGADFWRLRFGIGRPVNKDEVGDYVLKPFSSQEEQKMDYLIDQACRLIIG; this is translated from the coding sequence ATGGTGAGTAAGGCTGGGCATGTTGAGACACTTTTTGATGGCAGTACAATCCGGGCCGTAATTGGTCTTGGCAATCCGGGTGCGAAATACAGTAAGACGCGGCATAATATTGGCTTTCGCATTGTTGAGGCATTGGCAGAGCAAGCTAATGCCGTGTGGCAGATAACTGATAAAATGGAAGTAGCTCAGGCATCGGTTACCGCTAAGGGCGGAGTTGCAAGTATGTACTTTATTAAGCCGCTGACGTTTATGAATGAGTCTGGCAAGGTTATGGCTTTTTTAGCCAAAAAAGGAATTCAGCCAAGCCAGATTGTGGTAGTGCATGATGAGCTTGAAAAGCCTTTTGAAAACATAAGTATCCGCTTTGGTGGCAGTGCTAAAGGCCATAACGGCTTGCGATCAATAATGGGGATTGTTGGCGCTGATTTTTGGCGTTTGCGTTTTGGCATAGGTCGGCCAGTTAACAAAGACGAGGTTGGGGACTATGTTTTAAAGCCGTTTTCGTCGCAAGAAGAGCAAAAAATGGACTATCTTATTGATCAGGCCTGTCGGCTTATAATTGGCTGA
- a CDS encoding ribose-phosphate pyrophosphokinase has protein sequence MIVSRKNSKLAQLLSARLEKPLIGYEPISFADTETLINLDSFEHTETPVALFVCQFSSFCLQSQSSYHVNNELLQLLLVASMLKQRGVKKLVGLLPYLPYTRHDKKDAAGNPGHFESVGKLLQAAGFDEIITCDIHSEQNALLLPLPLRTISLVPLWADFLKQQDLEKDTCIATPDVGGVARAQELADALGLELVMLEKKRIGIDLSVSLTLTGDVAEKRVIVIDDIIDTAGTALHAYQTIRQHGARRVEGCFSHAVLSSLAQRFVHHDFFDKLYVTNSLGLDQKQFPKAITVVPIEEFLVHVVAEEKDLW, from the coding sequence GTGATTGTAAGTCGTAAAAATTCAAAACTTGCTCAATTATTGAGTGCTCGGCTAGAAAAGCCTTTAATCGGGTACGAACCTATTAGTTTTGCCGATACAGAAACGTTGATTAACCTTGATTCGTTTGAGCATACTGAAACGCCGGTGGCTCTTTTTGTTTGCCAGTTTTCTTCCTTTTGTTTACAAAGTCAGTCGAGCTATCATGTAAACAATGAGCTCTTGCAGCTTTTATTGGTAGCAAGCATGCTGAAACAACGTGGTGTTAAAAAGCTTGTTGGTTTGCTGCCATATCTGCCGTATACGCGTCACGACAAAAAAGATGCAGCTGGCAATCCAGGACACTTTGAGTCGGTTGGCAAGTTATTGCAAGCAGCAGGGTTTGATGAAATTATTACGTGTGATATTCATTCTGAGCAGAATGCTTTATTGCTGCCATTGCCACTTCGTACCATATCGCTCGTGCCACTTTGGGCCGATTTTTTAAAACAACAGGATCTTGAAAAAGATACCTGCATTGCTACGCCAGATGTTGGGGGGGTGGCTCGTGCTCAAGAACTGGCTGATGCTCTTGGTTTAGAATTGGTGATGCTTGAAAAAAAACGTATTGGCATTGATCTTTCAGTTTCATTAACGTTGACTGGAGATGTTGCAGAAAAACGGGTAATCGTGATCGATGATATTATTGATACGGCAGGTACCGCTTTGCATGCGTATCAAACCATTCGTCAGCATGGTGCGCGTCGCGTTGAGGGTTGTTTTTCTCATGCAGTTCTCTCTTCGCTGGCTCAGCGCTTTGTACACCATGATTTTTTTGATAAACTTTACGTTACGAATTCATTAGGACTTGATCAAAAACAGTTTCCAAAAGCGATTACGGTTGTTCCGATAGAAGAATTTTTGGTGCATGTTGTAGCAGAAGAAAAGGATTTATGGTGA